The following are encoded together in the Balneola sp. genome:
- a CDS encoding DUF305 domain-containing protein encodes MHSSFISKLFKISFIVIVVAGLSACKSTEQASTEESSTNSETTSSNSGMSAAEMEELYWARQDSAKMNFTEADVKFMTGMIAHHAQALIMSRLAPENNAGPQVQTLASRIINAQKDEIKSMQTWLRDRDQPVPEVHINGLNLMIHGLGEDHMKMDHTNMAGMLSPAQLKELSEAKGQEFDRLFLKYMIAHHKGAVTMVTKLFDTDGAALDDASFKIASEIQVDQRTEIERMQLMLDQITASTQQ; translated from the coding sequence ATGCATAGCAGTTTTATAAGTAAACTATTCAAAATCAGCTTCATTGTGATTGTAGTAGCTGGTTTATCGGCCTGTAAATCTACAGAGCAAGCCTCAACAGAGGAATCATCAACGAACTCAGAAACTACTTCATCAAATTCGGGTATGAGTGCCGCTGAAATGGAGGAGTTGTATTGGGCTCGTCAGGATAGCGCCAAGATGAATTTCACGGAAGCGGATGTGAAATTTATGACCGGAATGATAGCTCACCATGCCCAGGCATTAATTATGTCAAGGCTGGCTCCGGAAAATAATGCAGGCCCACAGGTGCAAACGCTTGCTTCAAGAATTATCAATGCACAAAAAGATGAAATTAAGTCCATGCAAACATGGCTGCGCGATCGTGACCAGCCGGTTCCTGAAGTTCATATTAATGGACTGAATCTAATGATTCATGGTCTCGGTGAAGATCACATGAAAATGGATCACACCAATATGGCCGGGATGTTATCTCCGGCACAGCTCAAAGAACTTAGTGAGGCTAAAGGGCAGGAATTTGATCGGCTGTTTCTCAAATATATGATTGCTCATCATAAAGGAGCGGTAACCATGGTTACCAAACTTTTTGATACCGATGGTGCTGCTTTAGACGATGCTTCATTTAAAATAGCCTCCGAAATTCAGGTAGATCAGCGAACTGAAATTGAAAGGATGCAACTCATGCTCGACCAAATTACAGCCTCTACCCAACAATAG
- a CDS encoding 1,2-phenylacetyl-CoA epoxidase subunit A: MENQEKLDEFQARIDAGEKIEPKDWMPERYRQQLIRMMSQHAHSEIVGMLPEGNWIERAPSLKRKLVLLAKVQDEAGHGLYLYSATETLGIERDELVDQYLYGSAKYSSIFNYPTMTYADICAIGWLVDGAAIVNQTMLARSSYGPYSRANVRICKEESFHKKQGYEMLAKMADGIPEQQKMAQDSVNRWWWPSLMMFGPHDSDSPNSAELIKWQVKLKTNDELRQHFVDRMVMEAEAIGVTLPDPDLEYNEESGHWEFGEIPWDEFWNVVKGNGVMNRQRIKDRRAAHENGEWVREAANAYARKKKLSQEKAS; this comes from the coding sequence ATGGAGAATCAAGAAAAGTTAGACGAATTTCAAGCTCGCATCGATGCGGGAGAAAAAATTGAACCCAAAGACTGGATGCCGGAACGGTATCGCCAGCAGTTAATTCGGATGATGAGTCAGCATGCTCACTCCGAAATTGTAGGGATGCTCCCAGAAGGCAACTGGATTGAACGAGCTCCTTCTTTAAAAAGAAAGCTGGTGCTCCTGGCTAAAGTTCAGGATGAAGCCGGTCACGGACTTTATTTATACAGCGCTACCGAAACTTTAGGTATTGAACGCGACGAACTTGTTGATCAATACCTTTACGGCAGTGCCAAATATTCCAGCATATTCAATTACCCAACTATGACCTATGCCGATATTTGCGCCATAGGCTGGCTTGTTGATGGTGCTGCTATTGTCAACCAAACTATGTTGGCACGTTCTTCTTATGGACCTTATTCCCGTGCAAATGTTCGTATCTGTAAGGAAGAAAGCTTTCACAAGAAGCAGGGATACGAGATGTTAGCCAAGATGGCTGATGGAATCCCTGAGCAACAAAAAATGGCTCAGGACTCTGTAAATCGCTGGTGGTGGCCAAGTCTTATGATGTTTGGTCCACACGATTCTGATTCCCCAAACAGCGCTGAGCTTATCAAGTGGCAAGTGAAATTGAAAACCAATGATGAACTTCGACAGCATTTTGTTGACCGTATGGTAATGGAAGCTGAAGCAATCGGAGTAACTCTTCCCGATCCGGATTTAGAGTATAATGAAGAAAGTGGTCACTGGGAGTTTGGCGAAATTCCATGGGATGAATTCTGGAACGTAGTCAAAGGTAATGGTGTGATGAATCGACAGCGCATCAAAGACCGCAGAGCTGCTCATGAAAATGGCGAATGGGTTCGGGAAGCGGCGAATGCTTATGCCCGCAAGAAGAAACTGAGCCAGGAAAAGGCGTCCTGA
- the hppD gene encoding 4-hydroxyphenylpyruvate dioxygenase: protein MGLQDVDYVEHYVNNAKQAAHFYITTFGFELKAYSGLETGIRDRASYYLEQGNIRFVLSAPLNSNSPIAKFTNKHGDGIKDIAMHVEDVDRAFNESVKRGAEPVLEPHDLKDEHGTIRKAAIKTYGDVIHSFIDRSNYKGLFMPGFQPKESLVKTESVGVEFVDHCVGNVELGKMDDWVAFYRDVLGFTQYISFDDKDISTEYSALMSRVMAGGRGMIKFPINEPADGKKKSQIEEYLDFFEGPGVQHVALLTGDIIDTVTKLRDRGVEFLKVPTTYYEELEDRVGEIDEPTEKLEELGILVDRDDEGYLLQIFTKPVVDRPTLFFEIIQRKGARGFGKGNFKALFEAIEREQDARGNL, encoded by the coding sequence CTGGGCCTTCAGGACGTCGATTATGTAGAACATTATGTGAACAACGCTAAGCAGGCGGCTCACTTTTACATCACGACTTTTGGGTTTGAATTGAAAGCCTACTCCGGGTTGGAAACGGGTATCCGTGATCGGGCGTCCTATTATTTGGAACAGGGAAATATCCGGTTTGTACTTTCAGCTCCTCTCAACAGTAACTCACCCATCGCGAAATTCACGAATAAACACGGTGATGGAATCAAAGATATAGCCATGCATGTAGAGGATGTGGACCGAGCGTTTAACGAATCGGTGAAGCGTGGAGCAGAGCCAGTATTGGAGCCTCATGATTTGAAAGATGAGCACGGCACCATCCGAAAAGCAGCCATAAAAACGTACGGAGATGTCATTCACTCCTTTATTGATCGTTCAAACTATAAAGGGCTTTTTATGCCGGGATTTCAACCCAAAGAAAGCTTAGTTAAAACAGAATCGGTTGGGGTGGAGTTTGTTGATCATTGCGTAGGAAATGTAGAATTGGGTAAAATGGATGACTGGGTAGCGTTTTACAGAGACGTACTTGGCTTTACCCAATACATCAGCTTTGATGACAAAGATATTTCTACTGAATATTCTGCTTTGATGAGTCGTGTGATGGCCGGCGGACGGGGAATGATCAAATTCCCCATCAACGAGCCGGCTGATGGCAAAAAGAAATCTCAAATTGAAGAATACCTGGATTTCTTTGAAGGCCCCGGCGTGCAGCACGTGGCTTTATTAACCGGAGATATTATTGACACCGTTACCAAACTCCGAGATCGTGGTGTTGAATTCCTGAAAGTGCCTACTACTTATTATGAGGAACTGGAAGATCGGGTTGGTGAAATTGATGAGCCTACCGAAAAACTCGAAGAACTGGGCATTCTGGTTGATCGCGATGACGAAGGCTATCTGCTTCAGATTTTCACAAAACCGGTTGTAGATCGGCCAACACTGTTTTTTGAAATTATCCAGCGAAAAGGAGCCCGAGGTTTTGGAAAAGGAAACTTCAAAGCCCTCTTCGAAGCCATCGAACGCGAACAAGACGCTCGAGGAAATCTCTGA
- a CDS encoding homogentisate 1,2-dioxygenase translates to MYYHALGKIPHKRHTIFRRPDGELYTEELFGAEGFHGNSSLLYHHHMPTRVLKIEEGAEISVKKADEKTLRHRLLKTKDIPAGGDPITGRKVLMFNNDIQIGTARPTGNMDYFYRNGEHDELLFIHEGEGHVQSVFGRLDFGYGDYIFLPRGTTYQMNFETDENRFLFAESTGPIDFPKRYLSEMGQFMENSPFCERDFRLPSEQLFHPEEGEFEVRIKKDGRFHHYTFDHHPCDVVGWDGYLYPWIFNIKDFEPITGRIHQPPPVHQTFRGHNYVVCSFCPRKFDYHPDSIPAPYNHSNVDSDEMIYYVEGDFMSRKGIGYADITLHPGGIPHGPQPGKAEASIGAEETDEYAVMIDTFHPMYVTEEAMRLDDPSYPYSWLEDK, encoded by the coding sequence ATGTATTACCACGCATTAGGAAAGATTCCGCATAAACGTCATACCATATTTCGCCGGCCGGATGGTGAGCTGTACACCGAGGAGTTATTCGGAGCAGAAGGGTTTCATGGGAATAGCTCGCTGCTTTATCATCATCACATGCCAACGCGGGTGCTGAAAATTGAGGAAGGGGCAGAAATATCCGTTAAGAAAGCAGATGAGAAAACACTGCGGCACCGGTTGCTGAAAACGAAAGATATTCCGGCAGGGGGAGATCCCATCACCGGACGGAAAGTGCTGATGTTTAATAATGATATTCAGATTGGAACGGCTCGGCCGACCGGAAATATGGATTACTTCTATCGCAATGGAGAGCATGATGAACTGCTCTTTATTCACGAAGGTGAAGGGCATGTTCAGTCCGTATTTGGCCGTCTCGATTTTGGCTATGGCGATTATATTTTTCTCCCAAGAGGCACAACGTATCAAATGAATTTTGAGACGGATGAAAATCGGTTTTTGTTTGCTGAATCAACCGGGCCTATCGATTTCCCTAAGAGATACCTTTCTGAAATGGGACAGTTCATGGAGAACTCTCCGTTTTGTGAACGGGATTTCAGGTTGCCTTCTGAGCAACTTTTTCATCCTGAAGAAGGTGAATTTGAAGTACGAATTAAAAAAGATGGCCGGTTCCATCACTACACTTTTGATCATCATCCTTGCGATGTGGTTGGTTGGGATGGCTACTTGTATCCGTGGATTTTCAACATCAAAGATTTTGAACCGATTACCGGCCGCATCCATCAGCCGCCTCCAGTTCACCAAACTTTCCGTGGGCATAATTATGTGGTATGCAGTTTCTGTCCACGCAAGTTTGATTATCATCCCGATTCCATTCCGGCGCCCTATAACCACTCTAACGTCGATTCAGACGAGATGATCTATTATGTGGAAGGCGACTTCATGAGCCGAAAAGGAATTGGTTATGCAGATATCACCCTGCATCCCGGAGGCATTCCCCACGGACCGCAACCCGGAAAAGCAGAAGCAAGCATCGGAGCCGAAGAAACCGACGAATATGCCGTGATGATCGATACCTTCCATCCGATGTATGTGACGGAAGAAGCCATGCGGTTAGATGATCCAAGCTACCCGTATTCCTGGCTAGAGGATAAGTAA
- a CDS encoding peptidase M61 — MRQVLLTLTISLLTLSLTAQTTTNYEISFDNAVHHEAEISVTFTNLENKVLEVRMSRTSPGRYALHEFAKNVYGVKATDSEGNELEVTRPNPHQWNVSGHDGTVKFEYTLFANRGDGTYSQVDETHAHLNMPATFAWARDYGHRPIEITFDVREDLEWKIATQLKPLKGTTYYAPDLYYFLDSPVEIADFHERQEQLNGQTIKMALHTPASDEEVDEYFGKVMAIVKAQEAVFGELPDFDYGEYVFLNCYMPNASGDGMEHRNSTIVTNSKDLDEPLANTSIGTISHEFVHAWNVERIRPASLEPFDFEEANMSGELWFAEGFTSYYTGLILARAGINEDEEYIEGLDRGLNYVINNPARQFSNPIEMSYQAPFVDAATSVDPQNKDNTFISYYTYGSVLGLALDLSLRSLDDGKNLDDFMKMMWQKFGKTEVPYSVRDIQATLSEYVNDSFAIQFFDNFIFDSKVPDYQKLLANVGVNLTKANPGKASLGTDIEIEEGVGSLESNAIMGSPIYDVGIESEDEITAIAGTKLSDVESVDEILDNYKPGDEVTITFSRWGEEKTVNVTLTEDPSLKTELNSKADKKKKDRRSAWLKN, encoded by the coding sequence ATGAGACAAGTTCTGCTAACGCTCACTATATCACTCCTCACCTTATCACTTACCGCACAGACTACCACCAACTACGAGATCTCCTTCGATAACGCTGTTCATCACGAAGCGGAAATATCTGTTACTTTTACCAATCTCGAAAACAAAGTATTGGAAGTTCGAATGAGTAGAACTTCACCCGGCAGATACGCCCTGCATGAATTTGCAAAAAATGTATACGGAGTAAAGGCGACAGATAGTGAAGGGAATGAGCTGGAAGTCACCCGACCAAATCCTCACCAATGGAATGTAAGCGGACATGATGGAACCGTGAAGTTTGAATACACCCTTTTTGCGAATCGTGGAGATGGAACCTACTCACAGGTTGATGAAACGCATGCGCACCTCAATATGCCGGCGACTTTTGCATGGGCGAGAGATTATGGTCATCGCCCGATTGAAATTACTTTTGATGTTCGGGAAGATTTAGAATGGAAGATAGCGACTCAACTCAAACCACTCAAAGGAACTACATATTACGCTCCTGATTTATACTACTTTTTAGATAGTCCGGTCGAGATTGCTGACTTTCATGAACGACAGGAGCAACTAAACGGACAAACCATAAAAATGGCCCTCCATACTCCGGCATCAGACGAAGAAGTAGATGAATATTTCGGAAAAGTAATGGCGATTGTAAAAGCTCAGGAAGCCGTATTCGGGGAGCTTCCGGATTTCGATTATGGGGAATATGTATTTCTGAATTGCTATATGCCGAATGCCAGTGGAGACGGGATGGAGCATCGGAATTCTACGATTGTCACGAACTCAAAAGATTTAGATGAGCCTCTCGCAAATACAAGTATAGGTACGATCTCTCACGAGTTTGTGCATGCGTGGAATGTAGAGCGAATCCGTCCAGCCAGCCTTGAGCCCTTTGATTTTGAAGAAGCGAATATGAGCGGTGAGCTTTGGTTTGCGGAAGGCTTTACCAGCTACTACACCGGACTTATTTTAGCCCGGGCGGGAATCAACGAAGATGAAGAATATATCGAGGGATTAGATCGCGGGTTGAATTACGTGATTAATAATCCGGCACGACAGTTTTCTAATCCTATTGAAATGAGTTATCAGGCTCCATTTGTTGATGCAGCTACTTCCGTCGATCCTCAAAACAAAGACAATACCTTTATTTCGTATTACACCTATGGAAGCGTGTTAGGTCTAGCGCTGGATCTTTCCTTACGAAGTTTAGATGACGGTAAGAATCTGGATGATTTCATGAAAATGATGTGGCAAAAGTTTGGTAAAACCGAAGTGCCTTATTCGGTTCGTGATATTCAGGCTACTCTTTCAGAATATGTGAATGATAGTTTTGCGATTCAGTTCTTCGATAATTTCATTTTTGACAGCAAAGTGCCGGACTACCAAAAGCTTCTGGCAAATGTTGGGGTGAATTTGACAAAAGCCAATCCGGGTAAGGCTTCGCTGGGAACGGATATTGAAATTGAGGAAGGAGTCGGGAGTTTGGAGTCCAATGCCATTATGGGTTCACCCATTTATGATGTGGGAATAGAGTCTGAAGACGAGATTACGGCAATTGCAGGAACTAAACTCAGCGATGTTGAAAGTGTGGATGAGATCCTTGACAACTACAAGCCGGGAGATGAAGTCACCATCACCTTTAGCCGTTGGGGAGAAGAGAAGACGGTAAACGTTACTTTGACTGAAGACCCAAGCTTAAAGACGGAGCTAAATTCAAAAGCAGATAAAAAGAAAAAAGACCGTAGATCAGCTTGGTTAAAGAACTAA